The genomic DNA CAACATCTGCACCGCGCAGGTGCTCCTCGCGGTGATCGCGGGCATGTACGCCGTCTACCACGGCCCCGAGGGACTGCGCCGGATCGGCCGGCGCATCCACCGGCATGCCGTCGTTCTCGCCGCGGGCCTCCGCCACGGGGGTGTCGAGGTCGTGCACGACGACTTCTTCGACACCGTGCTCGCCCGCGTGCCCGGCCGCGCGGCCCAGGTCGTCGCGGCGGCCCGCGACAACGGCGTGAACCTTCGGCTGGTCGACGCCGACCACGTCGGGGTGACCTGCGACGAGCGGACCGAGCTCATCCACCTGGAGCAGGTCCTGGCCGCCTTCGAGGTCAGCGGCGCCGTGCTGACCGACCTGGACGCGGCCGCCCACGACGCGCTGCCCGTCTCCCTGGCGCGGGTCAGCGACTACCTGACCCACCCGGTCTTCCACAGCCACCGGTCCGAGACGGCCATGCTGCGATACCTGCGCAAGCTGCAGGACAAGGACATCGCCCTCGACCGATCGATGATCCCGCTGGGCTCCTGCACCATGAAGCTCAACGCGACCACCGAGATGGAGCCGATCACCTGGCCGGAGTTCGCCGGGCTGCACCCCTACGCCCCGGAGGACCAGGCCGGCGGCTACCTTGAGCTGATCGGGGAGCTGGAGGGCTGGCTGGCCGAGGTCACCGGCTACGACGCCGTGTCGATCCAGCCCAACGCCGGTTCCCAGGGCGAGTTCGCCGGTCTCCTCGCGATCCGCGCCTACCACAGGGCACGCGGCGAGTCCGGCCGGAACGTCTGCCTGATCCCGTCCTCCGCGCACGGCACCAACGCCGCCAGCGCGGTCATGGCGGGCATGCGCGTCGCCGTGGTCGCCTGTGACGACAACGGGAACGTGGACCTCGACGACCTCGATGCCAAGATCGACAAGCACCGCGACCAGCTCGCCGCGATCATGGTGACCTATCCCTCCACGCACGGCGTCTACGAGGAGACGATCACCCAGATCTGCGAGCGGGTGCACGAGGCCGGCGGCCAGGTCTACGTCGACGGCGCCAACCTCAACGCCCTGGTCGGCCTGGCCAAGCTGGGCGAGTTCGGCGCCGACGTCTCACACCTGAACCTGCACAAGACCTTCTGCATCCCGCACGGCGGTGGCGGCCCCGGTGTCGGTCCCGTCGCGGTCCGCGCACATCTCGCCGACTACCTGCCGGGCCACCCGCTGCGCGAGGGGTCGCCGGTCGGTCCCGTCTCGGCGGCGCCGTACGGCTCGGCGGGCATCCTGCCCATCTCCTGGGCCTACATCCGGATGATGGGCGGCGAGGGGCTCAAGGCGGCCACCGAGCAGGCCATCCTGTCGGCCAACTACCTGGCCCGCAGGCTCAGCCCGCACTACCCGGTCCTCTACACCGGCCGCGGCGGCCTGGTGGCGCACGAGTGCATCATCGACCTGCGCCAGATCACCAAGGAGACCGGCGTGACCGTCGACGACGTCGCGAAGCGCCTCGTCGACTACGGTTTCCACGCGCCGACGATGTCCTTCCCGGTGGCCGGCACACTGATGATCGAACCGACCGAGAGCGAGGACCTGGCCGAGCTCGACCGGTTCTGCGCCGCGATGATCGCGATCCGGGGCGAGATCGGGAAGGTCGCCTCCGGGGAGTACGACAAGGCGGACAACCCGCTGTGCAACGCTCCGCACACGGCCGGCTGCCTGGTCGCCGACGAGTGGGCTCACCCCTACACCCGCACCGAGGCGGCCTACCCCCTGCCGTCGGTGCGGGAGGACAAATACTGGTCGCCGGTCCGCCGGATCGACCAGGCATACGGCGACCGCAACCTGGTGTGCTCCTGCCCGCCGCTCGAGGCCTACGAGGACTGATCCCCGTCTCCGCGGCCCGCGCTTTCCACCGCGCGGGCCGTATTTCACCACATATGTATTTCAGCGTGCATACGGGGACGGGCATGGCCCCGAGTCGTTAGGCTCGGGGTATTCCTTTACCGGGGGAAGGACCCTGCATGCCAGAGGTGGACACGCGTCCATTGGAGACCGCGCGGAAACTGGCCGAGAGCGGTGACCTGGACGGCGCGGCTACGATCTTCGCCGGACTGGCCGCCGACCCGGCGGAGCCTGATCGGGCGCAGGCCGCGGTCGGGCTGGCGGTGGTGCTCCAGGAGCGAGAAGACGTGGCGGGCGCCCGTGCGGCGGCGCGCACCGCGCTGGCGACCGGTCATCCTGAGTTCGCCGCGCAGGCCGCCTGCCTGCTCGCCCGGAGCTTTGAGCAGGAGGGCCTGCTCGACCAGTCCCGAGCCGCCTGGCAGGCCGCTCTCGGCGTCGGAAACCCCTCCTACGTCCCCGTGGCCCACCTGGCCCTCGCCAGGCTCGCATTGGGACGCCGGGAGGCGGAGGAGGCTCTGCGGGCCGCGCTGGCCACCGCCGATCCGGAGATCGCCTCCAGCGCCGCGCAGCGGCTGGCCGAGCTCCTGCTCCAGGAGCAGGAGGCGGGCGAGGCCGCCGGGGTGCTCCTGGAGGCGCTCGCGGTGCCGGATGTGGCCGAGGTGCCGAGGCTGCGGGTGCTGCTCGGCATCGCCCACCTCGAACTGGCGTGCGCGGAGTTCGCCGGGGCGATCGAGGAGGGCGGTGACGTCGAGACCGGTGCGCTGGCCATCGAACTGCTGGCCCGCACACTGCCGCTGAGAGGCCGCGACGAGGACGCCGAGCAGGTGTGGCGCTACGGCCTGGACAGCGCTGACGAGGGCCTCGCCGAAGACGTCCGCCTCCGGCTGAACCGCGGCGCCTGACGGCCGCCCGCGAGCCCCTGTCGCGTTCCCGTGCGGGGACCGCTGCCCGCACTTCGAGGTGGCGGATGCGGGCGGTGGTCCAGGTGCCGGTCGCCGCTCAGTCGTGGCTGCGCCAGCGGCTGAGCGCGTGGGCGAAGTTGATCGCGACGATGCCGCCCCAGGCCAGCAGCAGCCCCGCGGTGCCCGCGGTGTCCGCCGCGATGGCGGTCAGCGGGACGCCGATGCCCAGCGAGCCCAGGGCGATCGGGATGGAGCCGTTGCCGCTCCTGCGCCGCTGGTGCCCCTGCCCGGGGTGGGGCTCCCGGTAGGGTCGGCCTCCGGTGAGCTGCATCTCGGCACGCACGCGAGCGGCGATGGTGGCGTCGAGGCGGTCCACGAAGGAGTCCACCAGCGCGGTCTCGTAGTCGGGGCCGAGCTCCCGCCGGGCCTCGATGGTGGCGCGCATGTCCTGTCGGATATCTTGGTTGTCCTGCACGCTCCGATTATCCGCCCGCACGTGTCTCCCGGCATCAGTCGTTAGGACGAAATCTGTGTCCACCCGGAGCGCCGCGTCTCTCATGGAGATCACGACGCCGCACGGCCCGGCCGTGGCGGAGATCGACGAGGTCGCCGACCCGCGGTTCCTGCTGGTGCTCACCCACGGTTCGGCCGGGGGAGTGGACGTCCCGGATCTGCTGGCCGTACGGGATGCGGCGGCGGGGATCGGCGGGGTGGTCGCGCGGGTGCTCCAGCCGTTCCGGATGCGGGGCGCCCGTGCTCCGGGCTCGGCGGTGAAGCAGGACGAGGCGTGGGCGGCGCTGGTGGGCGAGCTTCAGGGACGCTATCCGGGCCTGCCGCTCGTGCAGGGAGGGCGGAGTAACGGAGCCCGGGTCGCCTGCCGTACGGCCCCGGAGGTCCGGGCCGACGCGGTCGTCGCACTGGCCTTCCCGCTGCACCCGCCGGGCAGGCCGGAGCGGTCTCGCGCCGGGGAGTTGTGCGCGGCAGGCGTGGATGTGCTGGTGGTCAACGGAGACCGCGACCCGTTCGGTGTGCCCGCGGCGGCGGACGTCGCACGCCTGGTGGTGCTGCCGGGGGAGGGCCATGATCTCAAGAAGGACCCCGCCCGCGTGGGCGAGGTCGTCGCCGAGTGGCTCGGGGCGAGGATGCGGCCAGGATCGGCGTGATGGTCAGGCCACGCCGGCCAGCGGCCGGTGCGGCTCGATGACGGCGCCGTCGGGCAGCAGCTCGCCGGTGTCCTCGAACAGCACCACACCGTTGCAGAGCAGGCTCCATCCCTGCTCGGGGTGGGCTGCCATCGTGCGGGCGGCTTCGCGGTCCAGCGCCTCGGCGGACGGACAGGACGGCTGGTGCGGGCACATCGGCGTGCCTCCGGATCTCTTTTGTCGGCTCGCTGGAATCGGCATCGGGCGACCGGCGGGCACCGTCACCGATGGGACTCCGTTCCCACCAGTGCGGGGGGACGAGCAGCTGGGTTGACATATGGCCGTGCGCGCCTCGGGCTGGGTGAGGCCCGCACATCAAGCAAGATCGATCATGCCATCAGATCGCCTTCTTGTGCATGCGGATCTGACCGCACGCACAAGTGTGGGATCTGGTCGCACCCGGCGACATAGCCCGTTAGGACTGTTTACGAACGCGGAAAGGGTGAGTTCTTCGGGCCGTGATGGGGGTGTGACCTACGACACAGCATGCCTCATGGGCTGATATCAGGCCAAGTGCGACACGCCGTCGGGCCGGTAAACGATTGATTGCCTTTTCATGACGTCGGCTGTGAAGTGGCCAGCCCGCTCAGGAGCGCGTCCAGGCCCAGCTCGAAATCATCGTCGGCCGCCACGCTGCCACCGCCCTTCGACGGGGGAACCCAGGGGTCGTCGTCATCCGCCGGTTCGGCCCAGCCGGACTGCTGCACCTCCACCGCCACCGCGCCGAAGACGTAGGCCCGCAGCGCCCGCACGGCCCGCGCCGCGTCGGCGAGCCCCGCGTCGGTGAGCTGATCGGTCTGCTCCCGTACGGCGATCGCGGTACGGCCCTTGGCCGGCTTGGTGAGCGCCAGCGCCAGCACTCCGGGATGCTCTCTCAGCGCGGCCCGGCTCGCCCGGCACCATGCCCTCGCGCTGTCCTGCCATGTCTCGCCGGGCTCGACGTGGATGGAGGTGACGTGTTCGGCGAGGGCGTCCATGAGGGCGTCCTTGCCGCGCGGCAGATGGTGGTAGATCGCCATCGCCTCGACCTGGAGCGCGTCGCCCAGGCGCCGCATCGTCAGGCGCCGTAGCCCCTGGCTGTCGGCGATGTGCAGTGCCGCCTCGATGATGCGCTCGCGGGAGAGCGGAACGGGCGGTCGCTTCGCTGGCATGAGGTCATCCTGCCATCGGTGGCCTTACTGCGTAAAGGAGGGCGCGCCGGGCAGGGCGCCGCCTGAGTGTGTAAGCGGAGAGTGGGCGGCGTAAGCTACGGGCTGTGATCTGCCGGGGAATGCCCGGCGATGGGTGAGAGAGGGCAGACGATGGCGTTTTTCCGACCGAGCGTGAGCCGGGAGGCGGAGGTTCGCTACCACGCTGACCAGGAGGTCGGGAAGAGCTTCCCCGAGTTCCTGGAGAAGGCGCGCGCGGCGGAGGTCGCGTTGCGGCGGGTGCAGGAGACCTCTGCCTCCGCCGAGGAGCGCCGGGCCGCGGGCCTGGCGCTGGACCGGGCGCTGACCGACGCGTTGCGCGCGGCCGAAGCCAGCCAGCGGGCGACGTTCGGCGTGAAGTCCTACGACGACCGGATCCGCCGCCGCAAGGGCAGGGCCACCCCGAAGGGCGCCGAGTGGACCGACGAGGTCAACCGGCTGCGCACCCTGCGCGAGCAGAACCGCCTGACCGGCATCGCCCGCGTCCCGCGGCCGGTGACCGCGTCCGCCCGCTGACCACGGCCCGTTCCCGGAGCGATCGCCCCTAGCACCCACCGCGTAGCTTCGCGGTGGGTGTTCTTTTTCCGGCGGGCCCGGGGCGGGTGAGATCCCGGGAAAGACACGGTGAGGTCCCGGGACAGGACAAGACAGGGCGCCGCCGCGAACGGGTCGCGGCGGCGCCTCGCAGGGCCGATCGGCTTGCCCGGTCAGCTGGCCCAGTCGAGCAGCGGACGGGTGTTGCTGGGATGGCGCAGCTTGGAGAGGGACTCCTTCTCCAGCTGGCGGATGCGCTCGCGGGTCAGACCGAGGTGCTTGCCGATCTCGTCAAGGGTGTGGGGCTTGCCGTCGACGAGGCCGAAGCGCAGGGCCATGATCTTGGCCTCCCTGGGGGAGAGGTTGCCGAGCACGCCCCGCAGCTGCTCGCCGAGGAGCTGGCGGTCCACCACCTCCGAGGCCTCGGGCGAGTCGACGTCCTCGATGAGGTCGCCGATGGTGGTCTCGCCGTCCTCGCCGATCGTGGCGTTGAGACTGATCGGCTGGCGGCTGGTGCGCAGCAGCTCCTCGATCTGGTCGGGAGTCTTGTCCAGCTCGACCGCGAGCTCCTCGGGCGTGGGCTCACGCCCGAGACGCTGGTGCATGTCGCGCTCGATGCGGGACAGCTTGGAGAGCATCTCCAGCACGTGGACGGGGAGGCGGATGGTGCGGGCGGAGTCGGCGAAGCCGCGCTGGATGGCCTGGCGGATCCACCACATGGCGTAGGTGGAGAACTTGTAGCCCTTGGTGTAGTCGAACTTCTCCACCGCGCGGATCAGGCCGAGATTGCCCTCCTGGACCACGTCGAGCAGGGCCATGCCGCGGTCGGTGTACTTCTTCGCCACCGAGACCACCAGCCGGAGGTTGGCCTCCAGCATGTGATCCTTGGCGCGGCGGCCGTCGTCGGCCACCCACTCCAGGTCGTCGCGCACGGCGGCGGACAGCCCCGGCTCGGCCTCCAGCTTGGCCTCGGCGTACAGGCCGGCCTCGATCCTCTTGGCGAGCTCGACCTCCTGCGCGGCGGTCAGCAGGGTGCGGCGGCCGATCGACTTGAGGTAGGTGTGCACCGAGTCGCCCATGACCGAGGACTGGTCGTCCAGGTCCATGGTCGGCTCGGCCTCCAGCTCGGCCTCGTCGGGACCCGTCCACTCCTCGTCGTCGGCCTCCGGCTTGACGCCCTGGGCCGGGGTCCCGGTGCGGGCGGTGGCCGGCTTCTCCTCGGCGGCGCTCTTCTTCGCTGAAGCGGCCTTCGTCTTGCGGGTGGTCGTCTTGCGGGTGGCGGTCTTGGCCGCCGGCTTCTTGGCCGAGGCGGCGAGCGTGGGCTCGTTCTCGGCTGCCAGGCTGACGCCCGCCTCGGTGAGCTCCCGCAGGATCGACCTGCCCTCGGTCGGGCTGATCCCTGCCTCCGCGAAGGCACGGCGCAGCTCCGCGAGGGAAAGGTGGCCCTGGTCTCGCCCTCGGTCAATGAGCTGATCAAGGGTCGTCGGGGCCTCAGGTGAGGCCGCAGCGGCGGTTTGGGGCATGAGGACACCTCCTCCAACACGGAGTCGTCTGTTTGCAGATTGTGGGGGGTGAGGCGGCGAGGGGGCCGCTCTGCGCACCCGTATCAATAACCCCACTCAAGAACTTTCTGTTCCCGACTTGACGGGGAAAATATGATGGGTGGATCGCGAGGACCGCGATCCACGCTTCCCGGGCGCCTGGCGGGGCTATCGAGTGACGTTCACATTGCCTTCGATCGCCGGCATGGGCAGCGGGTCGGCGTCCTCGAGGCGCTGTTCGGTCCAGTAGCGCCCGACCTGCCGCGGGTCGGGGTTGACGTCCTTGGAGACCACATAGTCCTCAGCGGGCGCAGTCGTCTCAGGTGAGGGCGGGGCCTCGGACGGCCGCTGCGCGGCCGGTGCGTCGGTGGGGACGGGCTGGTTGCCTTCCACCGCGGGGGCCACGGGGTCCTCGCCCCTGCCGGTCCCGCCCGCCGAGGCCGCCGCCGCGACGGATATGCCGCCGGCGAGGATCACGCTGACGATGCCTGCGGAGATCCATGTCCTGCGGGTGACGTTCATCGGGCCCTCCTTCCTGCTTCGGCTGTCTGTTGGACGTGCGAAAGCACCTTATGGTTCCCGTCGAAGACCATGACGGAGGCCCGCAAGGTCCGGTTTGCCATTGGGCAGAAGCGGTATCTCGGGGAGGACGACCAGCTCGGCGGGGGCGGCGTAGGCGGGCAGCCGCTCCTTGGCGAAGGCGCGGAGCTCGGCCAGGGACGGGGGCGCGGGGGAGACCACGACGGCGACCACCCGCTCGCCCCATTCGGGGTCGGGACGGCCGACCACGACGGCGTCGGTGATCGCGGGATGTTCGGCCACGACGGCGGCCACGGCCGCGGCGACGACCTTCTCGCCGCCGGTGTTGACGACGTCGTCGGCCCGGCCCAGCACGCGCAGCCGCCCATCGGCCAGGGTGCCGAGGTCGGAGGTGAGGAACCAGTCGCCGTCGCGGACGGCGTCGGTGAGGTCGGGGCGGAGCCGGTAGCCGGAGAACAGCATGGGACCGGCGAGGCGGATCCGGCCGTCGTCGCCGATCTTTAGATCTACGTTGTAAAGGGGCTCGCCGTCGTAGACGCACCCGCCGGAGGTCTCGCTCATGCCGTAAGTGGTGACCACCCGCGCACCGGCGTTACGGGCGGCCGCGAGCAGGTCCGCGGGAGCCGCGGCGCCGCCCAGCAGGATCGTCCGGAAAACCGACAGATCCGCGGAGAGCAGCCGGCGGAGCTGGGTCGGCACCAGCGAGACGTGCTCGGCTCCGCTGGTGAGCACCGCCTCGGGAGAGAAGCCGTCGTGCACGATCGGCTCCGTCTCGCTCAGCAGCGACCTGACCAGCACCTGCAGTCCCGAGACGTGGGAGGGCGGCAGGCAGCAGAGCCAGCGTTCGCCGGGGCGGGCGTCCAGGCGGCGCAGCGATGCCGCGGCCGAGGCGCGCAGGGCGGCGGCCGAGAGCTGGACCCCTTTGGGGGTGCCGGTCGAGCCGCTGGTGGCGATGACCACGGCCACCTCGGGGGGCACCCCCACACCCCCCTCCTGCGGCACCCCGTTGACATGGGTGGGGCGTAACGCGTCGAGCGTGGCGCGCAGTGCCCGCGCGGGCAGGTCGGGAGAGATCGGCAGCACGGCCGGGCCCTCGCCGTCGAGCGCCGCCGCGACGGCGGAGAACAGCTCGGGTCCGGGCGGCAGCACGGCGGCGTGCAACTCCCTCGACGGGGAAGGTCGCTCCGGGTGCACGGAACCTGTCATCACAGTCGTAAGGTTAGTGCCGACAAGCCAGAGGACGGCCGGGCGGACCCGGCGCAGCTGAGAGGGGCGAAACGATCGTGAGCACGGAGCGGGTCGAGCCGGGCACGAGTGAGCGGGTGGCGGGCGAGGCGAGGCCCGTGCCGGCGAGCGTCCAGGTGCGCGCCGCCGACTGGAAGCGGTCGGGCGACTACGAGGACATCGTCTACGAGACGGCCGACGGCATCGCGAAGATCACGATCAACCGGCCGGAGCGGCACAAC from Streptosporangium sp. NBC_01756 includes the following:
- a CDS encoding alpha/beta hydrolase family protein, with translation MEITTPHGPAVAEIDEVADPRFLLVLTHGSAGGVDVPDLLAVRDAAAGIGGVVARVLQPFRMRGARAPGSAVKQDEAWAALVGELQGRYPGLPLVQGGRSNGARVACRTAPEVRADAVVALAFPLHPPGRPERSRAGELCAAGVDVLVVNGDRDPFGVPAAADVARLVVLPGEGHDLKKDPARVGEVVAEWLGARMRPGSA
- the gcvP gene encoding aminomethyl-transferring glycine dehydrogenase, whose product is MTDLSPLSELISPPFATRHIGPADADQTRMLEAVGFASTADLVAMTVPEAIRAKDRLRLPPAASETEAIAELRALAARNTVLTSMIGLGYHDTVTPAVIRRNLLENPGWYTAYTPYQPEISQGRLEALINFQTVVSDLTALDVSGASLLDEATAAAEAMTLARRAGRGPSAVFVVDADALPQTKAVLRTRAEPLGIELVESDFTAELPECFGVLVQYPGASGRVRDFRSIAEAAHARGAQVVAAADLLALTLLAAPGELGADIAIGSSQRFGVPLGFGGPHAAYMAVRDGLQRQMPGRLVGVSQDADQRPAYRLALQTREQHIRREKATSNICTAQVLLAVIAGMYAVYHGPEGLRRIGRRIHRHAVVLAAGLRHGGVEVVHDDFFDTVLARVPGRAAQVVAAARDNGVNLRLVDADHVGVTCDERTELIHLEQVLAAFEVSGAVLTDLDAAAHDALPVSLARVSDYLTHPVFHSHRSETAMLRYLRKLQDKDIALDRSMIPLGSCTMKLNATTEMEPITWPEFAGLHPYAPEDQAGGYLELIGELEGWLAEVTGYDAVSIQPNAGSQGEFAGLLAIRAYHRARGESGRNVCLIPSSAHGTNAASAVMAGMRVAVVACDDNGNVDLDDLDAKIDKHRDQLAAIMVTYPSTHGVYEETITQICERVHEAGGQVYVDGANLNALVGLAKLGEFGADVSHLNLHKTFCIPHGGGGPGVGPVAVRAHLADYLPGHPLREGSPVGPVSAAPYGSAGILPISWAYIRMMGGEGLKAATEQAILSANYLARRLSPHYPVLYTGRGGLVAHECIIDLRQITKETGVTVDDVAKRLVDYGFHAPTMSFPVAGTLMIEPTESEDLAELDRFCAAMIAIRGEIGKVASGEYDKADNPLCNAPHTAGCLVADEWAHPYTRTEAAYPLPSVREDKYWSPVRRIDQAYGDRNLVCSCPPLEAYED
- a CDS encoding TetR/AcrR family transcriptional regulator C-terminal domain-containing protein, encoding MPAKRPPVPLSRERIIEAALHIADSQGLRRLTMRRLGDALQVEAMAIYHHLPRGKDALMDALAEHVTSIHVEPGETWQDSARAWCRASRAALREHPGVLALALTKPAKGRTAIAVREQTDQLTDAGLADAARAVRALRAYVFGAVAVEVQQSGWAEPADDDDPWVPPSKGGGSVAADDDFELGLDALLSGLATSQPTS
- a CDS encoding DUF5999 family protein produces the protein MCPHQPSCPSAEALDREAARTMAAHPEQGWSLLCNGVVLFEDTGELLPDGAVIEPHRPLAGVA
- a CDS encoding AMP-binding protein: MTGSVHPERPSPSRELHAAVLPPGPELFSAVAAALDGEGPAVLPISPDLPARALRATLDALRPTHVNGVPQEGGVGVPPEVAVVIATSGSTGTPKGVQLSAAALRASAAASLRRLDARPGERWLCCLPPSHVSGLQVLVRSLLSETEPIVHDGFSPEAVLTSGAEHVSLVPTQLRRLLSADLSVFRTILLGGAAAPADLLAAARNAGARVVTTYGMSETSGGCVYDGEPLYNVDLKIGDDGRIRLAGPMLFSGYRLRPDLTDAVRDGDWFLTSDLGTLADGRLRVLGRADDVVNTGGEKVVAAAVAAVVAEHPAITDAVVVGRPDPEWGERVVAVVVSPAPPSLAELRAFAKERLPAYAAPAELVVLPEIPLLPNGKPDLAGLRHGLRREP
- a CDS encoding RNA polymerase sigma factor; translation: MPQTAAAASPEAPTTLDQLIDRGRDQGHLSLAELRRAFAEAGISPTEGRSILRELTEAGVSLAAENEPTLAASAKKPAAKTATRKTTTRKTKAASAKKSAAEEKPATARTGTPAQGVKPEADDEEWTGPDEAELEAEPTMDLDDQSSVMGDSVHTYLKSIGRRTLLTAAQEVELAKRIEAGLYAEAKLEAEPGLSAAVRDDLEWVADDGRRAKDHMLEANLRLVVSVAKKYTDRGMALLDVVQEGNLGLIRAVEKFDYTKGYKFSTYAMWWIRQAIQRGFADSARTIRLPVHVLEMLSKLSRIERDMHQRLGREPTPEELAVELDKTPDQIEELLRTSRQPISLNATIGEDGETTIGDLIEDVDSPEASEVVDRQLLGEQLRGVLGNLSPREAKIMALRFGLVDGKPHTLDEIGKHLGLTRERIRQLEKESLSKLRHPSNTRPLLDWAS